A region from the Rhodothermia bacterium genome encodes:
- the can gene encoding carbonate dehydratase, with protein MDFLPELFINNRNWAKANAEKDPLLFEKLSKQQKPEILWIGCSDSRVPANQIVGLLPGELFVHRNVANMVHHTDLNCLSVMQYAVEMLEIRHIIVCGHYACGGVEAVVEEVRHGLIDNWLQPMKEVYRRHNPIFPPELTHKERVDRLCELNVVEQVYNVSQSTVVQNAWAKGSSLTLHAWIYGVHDGLLRDLGMCIERQEQVAPLYAQALELLGASNVVVPTASAIQDSLEKQEALLGLNK; from the coding sequence ATGGACTTTCTACCAGAACTTTTTATCAATAACCGCAACTGGGCTAAAGCGAATGCCGAAAAAGACCCTTTGCTCTTTGAAAAACTGTCTAAACAACAAAAACCGGAAATCTTATGGATTGGTTGCTCCGATAGCCGCGTTCCGGCCAATCAGATTGTGGGGCTATTACCGGGTGAATTGTTTGTACACCGAAATGTGGCCAATATGGTGCATCATACAGATTTAAACTGCCTTTCTGTTATGCAGTATGCCGTCGAAATGCTGGAAATTCGGCATATCATTGTCTGTGGGCATTATGCGTGTGGTGGGGTTGAAGCTGTTGTGGAGGAAGTACGGCACGGGCTGATAGACAATTGGCTACAACCGATGAAGGAAGTTTACAGAAGGCATAACCCTATTTTTCCGCCGGAACTTACCCACAAAGAGCGAGTAGATCGGCTTTGTGAATTAAATGTGGTGGAACAGGTTTATAATGTGAGTCAATCTACCGTCGTTCAAAATGCTTGGGCAAAAGGCAGCTCGCTTACCCTACATGCGTGGATCTATGGCGTCCATGATGGACTGCTGAGGGATTTGGGCATGTGTATAGAGCGTCAAGAGCAGGTAGCGCCTTTGTATGCTCAAGCCCTCGAATTGCTTGGGGCCTCCAATGTCGTTGTCCCGACGGCTTCTGCAATACAAGATTCCCTCGAAAAACAAGAAGCCCTTCTGGGTTTAAATAAATGA
- the gltB gene encoding glutamate synthase large subunit: MMKKGLPGARGLYHPDFEKDSCGVGFIAHIKGKANHQIVADANQMLINMDHRGACGCEANTGDGAGILTAIPDKFFRKVTAYLGFELPKKGRYGTGNFFFGHMEGERQRMKDVVEEMVAREELIFIGWRDVPTDPIRADLGPTARAHRPYTEQPFIGAPSGMTSDAFERKLYHVRKRITNQLRLMEEDFYACSLSSRTIVYKGRLTPEQVVHYYPDLADLDYESHLAMVHSRFSTNTFPSWDRAQPKRMMAHNGEINTLKGNVNWMYARQGHLTSKHLEISIAQPICEPETSDSGNFDNVLELLVLSGRSLPEAIAMMIPEAWENHEGMSTAKRAFYEYHANLLEPWDGPASISFTDGRYIGAVLDRNGLRPSRYCVTKDDRVIMASEAGVIPVSPHLVEAKGRLQPGKMFLVDFEQGRIVPDEELKNQLAASKPYEAWLRDQQITLSEIVATTDFTLPHDEKESLIARLKAFGYTTEHLHFILNPMIKAGSEPLFSMGNDAPLAALSHRDRLLYDYFQQHFAQVTNPPIDSTRESLIMSLRCYVGPQGNLLAPDSTSAHRLRLDNPILSNEELAALKGMNFRGWTASVVDITYRVADGSRGLEQAIDRICKEVERAIWQKHSVIILSDRHVSRERMAVSALLASSSVHHHLIRTKLRTRVALVLETGEAREVHHHCVLLGYGADAINPYLVFESAVADLENGVFGCDVTEEYLVQSYKKGVSKGILKVMAKMGISTLQSYKGAQIFEAVGLDKSLVEKSFSGTISRIGGVTYEDLGEEALHRHEAAFPNQAEAQQLDNPGEYHWRSHGERHMWTPEAIAQLQKAARTNNRETYYAFAKTVDESPENASTLRSLLRFKTGTTVIPLEHVEPTAEIVKRFVTGAMSLGSISTEAHETLAVALNRLGGKSNTGEGGEDYFRFESMPNGDTKRSAIKQVASGRFGVTMWYLHNADELQIKMAQGAKPGEGGELPGHKVSEYIASVRRSTPGVGLISPPPHHDIYSIEDLSQLIHDLKNANPRARISVKLVSEAGVGTIAAGVAKAKADHILISGHDGGTGASPINSIKHAGLPWELGLAEAHQTLVMNGLRSRVTLQTDGQLKTGRDVVMAAILGAEEFGFATAPLITMGCIMMRKCHLNTCPVGVATQDPALRKKFKGLPEHVVNYLWMVAEHTCEIMADLGVRSINELVGRVDLVEENPDVRHWKTQKIDLSALLVPAESLYGDVPVVCTETQDHALVKSLDNTLMALAFPALEQSKPIRLALAVKNTDRVIGTMLSNEIVRRFGEPALPEDTIWVKLRGSAGQSLGAFMVQGVTLEVEGDANDYVGKGLSGGKIVVYPDRTATFRPEENIVVGNVCFYGATSGEAYIRGQAAERFAVRNSGAKVVVEGVGDHGCEYMTGGRVVILGPTGRNFAAGMSGGIAYVFDQDGAFESRCNTEMVNLERVEEPEEMVELHEMILRHVQYTGSTVAENILNHWQTSMRKFVKVMPSDYKRVLNAQKQKQLAFA, from the coding sequence ATGATGAAAAAAGGACTTCCGGGTGCACGTGGTTTATACCATCCCGACTTTGAAAAGGACAGTTGTGGTGTTGGTTTTATTGCCCATATCAAAGGAAAGGCCAATCATCAGATTGTGGCCGATGCCAACCAAATGCTCATTAACATGGATCACCGAGGGGCTTGTGGTTGCGAGGCCAATACGGGCGATGGTGCGGGCATTTTGACCGCGATTCCGGATAAATTCTTTAGGAAAGTAACGGCATATTTGGGTTTTGAACTTCCGAAAAAGGGCCGATACGGTACGGGGAATTTCTTTTTTGGCCATATGGAGGGCGAGCGGCAACGCATGAAAGATGTTGTAGAAGAAATGGTTGCCCGCGAAGAACTTATTTTTATCGGCTGGCGAGATGTTCCGACGGATCCCATCCGTGCCGATTTAGGCCCAACGGCGCGTGCGCATCGGCCCTATACCGAACAACCCTTTATTGGTGCGCCTTCGGGGATGACGTCGGACGCTTTCGAGCGCAAACTGTACCATGTACGTAAGCGAATTACCAACCAACTACGGTTAATGGAGGAAGATTTTTATGCCTGTAGTCTATCGTCAAGAACCATTGTTTATAAAGGCCGACTGACGCCAGAGCAGGTTGTCCATTATTATCCAGATTTGGCCGATTTGGACTATGAAAGCCATTTGGCAATGGTACACAGTCGGTTCTCTACCAATACTTTTCCATCTTGGGATCGCGCACAACCAAAGCGAATGATGGCCCACAACGGGGAGATCAACACTCTCAAAGGAAATGTGAATTGGATGTATGCCAGACAAGGCCACCTAACGTCCAAACATTTGGAGATATCCATTGCACAGCCCATTTGCGAACCCGAAACTTCTGATTCTGGAAATTTTGACAACGTATTAGAATTATTGGTCTTAAGTGGTCGTTCCTTGCCTGAAGCCATTGCCATGATGATTCCAGAAGCATGGGAAAACCACGAAGGAATGAGTACGGCAAAACGGGCTTTTTACGAATACCATGCCAATCTTTTGGAGCCTTGGGACGGGCCTGCGTCTATTTCGTTCACGGATGGGCGGTACATTGGTGCGGTATTAGACCGGAATGGTTTGCGTCCAAGCAGGTATTGCGTCACCAAAGACGACCGTGTCATCATGGCATCGGAAGCGGGGGTGATTCCTGTTTCACCGCATTTGGTGGAGGCCAAAGGCCGTCTTCAGCCGGGGAAGATGTTTTTGGTGGATTTTGAGCAAGGGCGCATTGTGCCCGATGAGGAGTTGAAAAATCAACTTGCGGCGTCTAAGCCATACGAAGCATGGTTGCGAGATCAGCAAATTACCTTGTCGGAGATTGTCGCTACAACGGATTTTACGCTTCCGCATGATGAAAAAGAAAGCCTGATTGCCCGCCTAAAAGCCTTTGGTTATACAACGGAGCACTTGCATTTTATCCTAAATCCGATGATCAAAGCTGGTTCGGAGCCGTTGTTCTCAATGGGAAATGACGCTCCGCTTGCGGCGCTTTCTCACCGAGACCGCTTGCTCTACGATTATTTCCAGCAACATTTCGCACAAGTGACCAATCCGCCTATTGACTCTACACGGGAATCCCTGATTATGTCACTACGGTGCTATGTTGGGCCACAGGGGAACTTGTTGGCGCCCGATTCTACATCGGCACATCGGCTTCGTTTGGACAATCCCATTTTGTCTAATGAAGAATTGGCTGCCCTTAAAGGAATGAATTTCCGTGGTTGGACGGCCTCGGTGGTGGACATTACCTACCGTGTTGCAGATGGCTCACGCGGTTTGGAGCAGGCAATAGACCGCATTTGCAAAGAAGTGGAGCGTGCCATTTGGCAAAAACACAGCGTGATTATTTTGTCTGATCGCCATGTCTCGCGCGAGCGAATGGCTGTTTCGGCGCTATTGGCTTCTTCTTCCGTCCACCATCACTTAATCCGAACGAAACTAAGAACACGGGTTGCCTTGGTTTTGGAAACAGGCGAGGCACGCGAAGTACACCATCATTGTGTTTTGTTGGGATATGGTGCCGACGCAATTAATCCCTATTTGGTCTTTGAGTCGGCAGTGGCGGATTTGGAGAATGGCGTATTTGGTTGTGACGTAACGGAGGAATATTTGGTGCAATCCTATAAAAAAGGGGTAAGTAAAGGTATTCTGAAGGTGATGGCAAAAATGGGTATTTCTACGCTTCAAAGTTATAAAGGGGCACAGATTTTTGAAGCAGTCGGTTTGGACAAATCGTTGGTGGAAAAAAGTTTCTCCGGAACTATTAGTAGGATTGGGGGGGTGACTTACGAGGACTTAGGAGAGGAAGCCTTGCACCGTCATGAAGCTGCATTTCCGAATCAAGCAGAAGCCCAGCAATTGGATAACCCCGGAGAATATCATTGGCGGAGCCATGGTGAACGGCATATGTGGACGCCCGAAGCCATTGCCCAACTGCAAAAAGCGGCCCGTACAAATAATCGGGAAACCTATTATGCCTTTGCGAAAACGGTGGACGAGTCCCCAGAAAACGCAAGTACCCTCCGGAGTTTGCTTCGTTTTAAAACAGGAACCACCGTCATTCCTTTAGAACACGTTGAACCTACTGCCGAGATCGTTAAGCGCTTTGTCACCGGAGCGATGAGCCTTGGCTCCATCTCGACGGAAGCACACGAGACGCTTGCCGTTGCCCTGAACCGACTGGGCGGGAAGTCCAATACCGGCGAGGGTGGGGAAGATTACTTCCGGTTCGAGTCCATGCCCAATGGCGATACCAAACGCAGTGCCATCAAACAAGTGGCTTCTGGGCGCTTTGGTGTAACCATGTGGTATTTGCACAATGCCGACGAATTGCAAATCAAAATGGCACAAGGAGCAAAACCCGGCGAAGGTGGCGAATTGCCCGGCCATAAAGTGAGTGAATACATCGCCTCGGTGCGGCGTTCTACACCCGGTGTTGGGCTTATTTCCCCTCCGCCACACCACGATATTTATTCGATCGAAGACCTTTCGCAACTTATCCATGACCTAAAAAATGCCAATCCGCGCGCGAGAATCAGCGTAAAATTGGTCTCGGAGGCAGGCGTCGGAACTATCGCCGCTGGGGTTGCAAAAGCCAAAGCGGATCATATCCTGATTTCTGGACATGACGGCGGAACGGGGGCATCGCCCATTAACTCCATCAAACATGCCGGATTACCGTGGGAATTAGGCTTGGCAGAGGCACACCAAACCTTGGTCATGAATGGCCTTAGAAGCCGTGTAACCTTACAAACAGACGGACAGTTAAAAACCGGTCGGGATGTTGTGATGGCGGCCATTTTGGGGGCAGAAGAGTTCGGCTTTGCGACCGCACCACTCATCACTATGGGGTGTATTATGATGCGCAAATGCCACCTCAATACCTGTCCCGTTGGTGTGGCTACGCAAGACCCCGCATTGCGGAAAAAATTTAAAGGCTTACCGGAACATGTGGTCAATTATCTATGGATGGTTGCCGAACATACCTGCGAAATTATGGCCGATTTGGGCGTGAGATCCATTAATGAATTGGTTGGGCGGGTGGACTTGGTTGAGGAGAATCCAGACGTTCGGCATTGGAAAACGCAAAAAATTGACCTTTCTGCACTGCTGGTTCCGGCAGAGTCGCTTTATGGAGATGTTCCCGTTGTTTGTACAGAGACCCAAGACCATGCTTTGGTAAAGTCCTTAGACAATACCCTTATGGCTTTGGCGTTTCCTGCGCTTGAGCAATCGAAACCCATTCGCTTGGCCTTGGCTGTCAAAAATACGGATCGTGTGATCGGAACCATGCTGAGCAACGAAATTGTGCGGCGTTTTGGCGAGCCAGCCTTGCCCGAAGACACCATTTGGGTGAAGTTGCGCGGATCGGCGGGGCAAAGTTTGGGAGCGTTTATGGTTCAGGGCGTCACCTTAGAGGTGGAAGGCGATGCAAATGATTATGTAGGGAAAGGACTTTCTGGGGGTAAAATCGTGGTTTATCCAGATCGAACGGCCACCTTCCGACCAGAGGAGAATATCGTCGTGGGCAATGTTTGTTTCTACGGTGCTACAAGTGGCGAGGCTTATATTCGTGGCCAAGCCGCAGAACGCTTTGCGGTGCGTAATTCGGGCGCAAAAGTGGTGGTCGAGGGCGTTGGCGATCATGGTTGCGAATACATGACGGGGGGCCGAGTGGTGATCTTAGGCCCTACAGGACGCAATTTTGCAGCCGGAATGAGTGGAGGAATTGCCTATGTTTTTGACCAAGATGGGGCTTTCGAAAGCCGATGCAATACCGAGATGGTCAACCTCGAACGGGTGGAAGAACCGGAAGAAATGGTGGAATTACACGAGATGATCTTGCGACATGTGCAATATACTGGCTCAACAGTAGCGGAAAACATCCTAAACCACTGGCAAACGAGTATGCGCAAGTTTGTTAAAGTTATGCCCTCAGATTATAAGCGGGTATTAAATGCCCAAAAACAAAAACAACTTGCATTTGCGTAA
- a CDS encoding GNAT family N-acetyltransferase, whose translation MMTSKIDQNSRIVVRMATSAEEYLAARKLIEDYAIFLDVDLCFQDFNRELETLATMYGPPNGCQYLVFYDGQLAGGVGLRRFDKETCEMKRLYVYPSFKGKGLGTLLVDSVIAEAKRLNYKKMVLDTIPKLETALQMYFRRGFYEVSPYYDNPHRHSMKVYFLALDL comes from the coding sequence ATGATGACCTCGAAAATTGATCAAAACAGCCGGATTGTAGTGCGAATGGCAACTTCGGCGGAAGAATATCTGGCAGCCCGGAAACTCATTGAGGACTATGCCATTTTTTTGGATGTGGACTTGTGTTTCCAAGATTTTAATCGGGAATTGGAGACCCTCGCCACCATGTACGGCCCGCCCAATGGATGTCAATACTTGGTGTTTTATGATGGGCAGTTGGCAGGAGGTGTTGGCCTTCGTCGGTTTGATAAGGAAACCTGCGAAATGAAGCGCTTGTATGTTTATCCTTCGTTTAAGGGGAAGGGACTCGGAACGCTCTTGGTGGATTCCGTTATTGCTGAAGCCAAGCGTTTGAACTACAAGAAAATGGTTTTGGACACCATTCCGAAATTAGAAACCGCCCTACAAATGTACTTCCGGCGTGGGTTTTACGAGGTTTCCCCTTATTACGATAATCCGCATCGCCACAGTATGAAGGTGTATTTTCTCGCTTTAGACCTTTAG
- a CDS encoding response regulator transcription factor, with product MPARPHNTSLATILLIDDEPDILELLKYNLNKAGYSTQFALNGAEGLEKTRRIKPDLAILDIMMPGLDGVFVCKAIRAEEGISQTPIIMLTAKMTEESEVLGLEAGADDYLTKPVSPRLLVSRVQALLRRTQKTKEGEQILFFKDLEINREEYVVRLHGKPLKLPKKEFELLFLLASYPGFVFTRDELLEEIWGTDVYVVVRTVDVHIRKIRRKLGEERIETVKGVGYKFVYPT from the coding sequence ATGCCTGCACGCCCCCACAACACTTCGTTGGCCACCATCTTATTGATAGACGATGAGCCAGATATTTTAGAATTGCTCAAATACAACTTGAACAAGGCCGGGTACTCCACCCAATTTGCCTTGAATGGCGCTGAAGGTCTCGAAAAAACCCGCCGTATAAAACCGGATTTGGCGATCTTAGACATCATGATGCCTGGTTTAGACGGGGTTTTTGTGTGTAAGGCCATTCGTGCAGAAGAAGGAATTTCACAAACGCCGATCATTATGTTAACCGCAAAAATGACCGAAGAAAGCGAAGTTCTGGGACTTGAAGCAGGAGCAGATGATTACCTTACGAAACCCGTCTCCCCCCGTTTGTTGGTTAGCCGTGTACAGGCCCTACTAAGACGTACACAAAAAACCAAAGAAGGTGAACAAATTCTCTTTTTCAAAGACCTTGAGATTAATCGTGAGGAATATGTAGTCCGGCTGCACGGAAAACCCCTTAAATTACCCAAAAAAGAATTCGAACTATTGTTTTTGTTGGCCTCCTATCCGGGGTTTGTTTTTACACGAGACGAACTGTTGGAAGAAATATGGGGAACGGATGTCTATGTGGTTGTTCGGACGGTGGACGTTCATATCCGGAAGATACGTCGCAAGTTGGGCGAAGAACGTATCGAGACCGTCAAGGGTGTTGGCTATAAATTTGTTTACCCCACATAA
- a CDS encoding response regulator transcription factor gives MPGTILYVPAQNLRNPVQAQNLASEGFTCHQIRQEEVIAHSLFAEPCVILLEMEGYDLDFIRAWPAIRSTISSFHIPIVALVGSAKSPYAHDTIRQETEALDSGIDVYLQKPVSTRKLATRIRVLLRRTRHFS, from the coding sequence ATGCCCGGAACCATCCTTTATGTACCAGCCCAAAATTTACGTAACCCCGTGCAAGCCCAAAACCTGGCATCGGAAGGATTTACGTGTCATCAGATCCGGCAAGAAGAGGTCATTGCGCATTCTTTATTCGCCGAACCTTGTGTCATACTATTAGAAATGGAAGGTTACGATCTGGATTTCATCCGCGCTTGGCCCGCGATTCGATCTACCATAAGCTCTTTTCACATTCCGATTGTGGCCTTGGTTGGTTCTGCAAAATCGCCCTATGCGCACGATACTATACGACAAGAAACAGAGGCATTGGATAGTGGCATAGATGTGTATCTGCAAAAACCTGTTTCCACCCGCAAACTCGCAACAAGAATTCGTGTATTGCTCCGCCGTACACGTCATTTTTCCTAA
- a CDS encoding HupE/UreJ family protein, with product MFSTFLVWLRMGFEHIADVQGYDHILFVVSLIALYTMSDWKRILILLTAFTLGHTITLAMATLDIVQVDAGLIEFLIPLTIFITAGMNAVMPEPRNTEIIPPLKWKYVMALSFGFIHGLGFSNYLRDLLGDEESILLPLFSFNIGLEVGQITIVLITMGIGYLVLKYTPLKIRQWSLVLSTGAMGLSSFLMLQRFEGLLRAFASLMV from the coding sequence ATGTTTTCAACTTTCTTAGTTTGGCTCCGGATGGGCTTTGAGCACATTGCGGATGTGCAGGGCTACGACCACATTCTATTTGTTGTCTCGTTGATTGCGCTCTATACTATGAGCGACTGGAAGCGGATTTTGATCTTGTTGACAGCCTTCACATTAGGACATACCATCACCTTGGCAATGGCAACCCTTGATATTGTTCAGGTGGACGCAGGGTTGATCGAGTTTTTGATCCCACTAACCATTTTTATCACGGCGGGCATGAATGCGGTTATGCCGGAACCACGCAATACGGAGATTATTCCGCCTCTAAAATGGAAATATGTGATGGCCCTTTCCTTCGGGTTTATACATGGTCTGGGCTTCTCCAATTATTTACGCGATTTGCTGGGTGATGAAGAAAGCATCCTTCTGCCCTTGTTTTCATTTAACATAGGCTTGGAGGTCGGACAAATTACGATTGTCCTAATAACGATGGGAATAGGCTATTTGGTCTTAAAGTACACACCGCTCAAGATTCGCCAATGGAGTTTGGTACTCTCAACGGGAGCGATGGGACTTTCTTCTTTCTTGATGCTTCAGCGTTTCGAAGGCTTGTTGCGGGCTTTTGCCTCTCTCATGGTCTAA
- a CDS encoding alkaline phosphatase family protein yields the protein MFAKIRLRLLFLCVAFLCVLPLWAQKQTLKIAFGSCGHEDHPLPVFDLVVKHKPDLFVFLGDNIYGDTKDMNELRVKYGKLAAKPSFQNLKRNTKILATWDDHDYGWNDIGRHYPFKKESKEIFLDFFGEPQNSPRRQREGIYTSYYYKSGGKTLQLILIDNRTFRDDVLPYNGQFKDDKRYFYSLDYAPYTKPDSTFLGEAQWKWLEGELSKPADLRIIGSGSQFGIEYNGYEAWANFPHEQKRLLELIKKTRANGVMFITGDVHYAEISKLQEPGLYPIYDVTSSGLSSTWHFATPNKNRIEGPIMENHFGLITIDWAKKDPAIRMEVYDITNNQRIEHTIRLSEIAFK from the coding sequence ATGTTCGCCAAGATTCGCCTTAGGCTACTGTTTCTTTGTGTTGCATTTCTTTGTGTTTTGCCGTTATGGGCACAAAAGCAAACTTTAAAAATTGCGTTCGGCTCCTGTGGCCACGAAGATCACCCCTTGCCCGTTTTCGACTTGGTGGTAAAACATAAGCCTGATCTCTTTGTTTTTCTTGGGGATAACATCTATGGTGACACCAAAGATATGAACGAATTAAGGGTGAAATATGGCAAATTGGCCGCTAAACCCAGTTTTCAAAACCTCAAACGGAACACCAAAATCTTGGCCACATGGGATGATCATGACTATGGCTGGAACGACATCGGAAGACATTATCCATTTAAAAAGGAATCCAAAGAGATTTTTTTGGACTTCTTCGGAGAGCCTCAAAACTCGCCAAGACGTCAACGCGAAGGCATTTACACCTCTTATTATTACAAAAGTGGCGGGAAAACTCTGCAACTGATCTTGATTGATAACCGAACCTTCCGTGATGATGTTTTGCCTTATAATGGACAGTTCAAAGACGATAAACGATATTTCTATTCCTTAGATTATGCGCCATACACCAAGCCCGACTCAACCTTCCTCGGCGAAGCACAATGGAAATGGTTGGAGGGAGAATTGTCTAAACCGGCAGACCTGCGCATTATTGGCTCTGGGTCGCAGTTTGGGATCGAATACAATGGTTACGAAGCGTGGGCAAACTTTCCGCACGAGCAAAAACGGTTGCTGGAATTGATCAAGAAAACCCGTGCAAATGGCGTGATGTTCATCACCGGAGATGTCCATTATGCCGAAATTTCAAAGCTCCAAGAACCCGGCCTCTATCCGATCTATGACGTTACCTCCAGTGGCCTGTCTTCTACATGGCACTTTGCAACACCCAACAAAAATCGCATAGAAGGCCCCATTATGGAAAATCACTTTGGGTTGATTACCATAGATTGGGCAAAAAAAGATCCTGCAATCCGTATGGAGGTCTATGACATTACCAATAACCAGCGGATTGAACACACCATTCGCTTAAGCGAGATTGCGTTTAAATAA